The following proteins come from a genomic window of Longimicrobium sp.:
- a CDS encoding gluconokinase gives MTDSGAVRGPWILALDAGSSSVRAELFDAAGAEPPGFGAARAEYSWRTEEGAMETDAEALVGRCVEVIDGALVAARKVGAEIAGVAMATFWHGLAGVGSDGRAVTPLFGWGDARAADAARELAGRMDAAEYHRRTGCWLHPTYPAARLLWLRAEAGDSLPRAVTWLSVGEMLLLRFFGEARTSLSMASGTGLLGLRSCAWDEETLTAVGVEPGALPGVSDEPLRGLKAEWAARWPELGEVPWFPALGDGGCASLGSGAFGPGRMGLTVGTSAALRVLRADPDPQAPESLWCYRLDGRRTVSGRALSNGGNAFAWLSRTLALPAAEELDAALDELPPDGHGLTVSPGLVTARPPLIDPDERAALLGVSLATTPLHIARAWLEAVAYRIADAADAMEGAYGPADEVVASGGALHASPAWTRIIADVLGRPVRLAAVDEETARGAALIALERLGLIDDLAAVARVGGELFVPDAGRHAVYAAARERRPSPPGPLSR, from the coding sequence ATGACCGATTCAGGCGCGGTACGGGGGCCGTGGATCCTGGCGCTGGACGCCGGGAGCTCGTCCGTGCGCGCCGAATTGTTCGATGCGGCGGGCGCGGAGCCGCCGGGGTTCGGGGCCGCCCGGGCGGAGTATTCGTGGCGCACCGAGGAGGGCGCCATGGAGACCGACGCCGAGGCGCTCGTCGGGCGGTGCGTGGAGGTGATCGATGGGGCGCTGGTGGCGGCTAGGAAGGTTGGCGCGGAGATCGCAGGGGTGGCGATGGCGACGTTCTGGCATGGCTTGGCGGGCGTGGGGAGCGACGGGCGGGCCGTCACGCCGCTCTTCGGGTGGGGCGACGCCCGGGCGGCGGACGCGGCGCGCGAGCTCGCCGGGCGGATGGACGCGGCGGAGTACCACCGGCGAACCGGGTGCTGGCTCCATCCTACCTACCCCGCCGCGCGCCTCCTCTGGCTTCGCGCGGAGGCGGGCGATAGCTTGCCGCGCGCCGTCACCTGGCTGTCGGTGGGCGAGATGCTCCTCCTGCGCTTCTTCGGCGAGGCGCGCACGTCGCTGTCGATGGCGTCGGGGACGGGGCTCCTGGGGCTTCGCTCGTGCGCGTGGGACGAGGAGACGCTGACGGCGGTCGGCGTGGAGCCGGGGGCGCTGCCGGGGGTGTCGGACGAGCCGCTGCGCGGGCTGAAGGCGGAGTGGGCGGCGCGGTGGCCGGAGCTGGGGGAGGTCCCCTGGTTTCCCGCGCTGGGCGACGGCGGGTGCGCGAGCCTGGGGAGCGGCGCCTTCGGACCGGGGCGCATGGGACTGACGGTGGGGACATCGGCGGCGCTGCGGGTGCTCCGCGCCGATCCCGATCCGCAGGCGCCGGAGTCGCTCTGGTGCTACCGGCTGGATGGGCGGCGCACCGTCTCGGGCCGTGCGCTTTCGAACGGAGGGAATGCGTTCGCGTGGCTGTCGAGGACGCTGGCGCTGCCGGCCGCTGAGGAGCTTGACGCGGCGCTGGACGAGCTTCCGCCTGACGGTCACGGGCTGACGGTGAGCCCGGGGCTGGTGACGGCGCGGCCTCCCCTGATCGATCCCGACGAGCGCGCGGCGCTCCTCGGTGTCTCGCTGGCCACGACGCCGCTGCACATCGCGCGGGCGTGGCTGGAGGCGGTCGCCTACCGCATCGCGGACGCGGCGGACGCGATGGAGGGCGCGTACGGACCCGCGGACGAGGTGGTCGCCAGCGGCGGCGCGCTGCATGCGTCGCCCGCGTGGACCCGCATCATCGCGGACGTGCTGGGGCGCCCCGTGCGCCTGGCCGCGGTGGACGAGGAGACGGCACGCGGCGCGGCGCTCATCGCGCTGGAGCGGCTGGGGCTCATCGACGACCTGGCGGCGGTGGCGCGCGTCGGCGGCGAGCTGTTCGTGCCGGACGCGGGGCGGCACGCGGTGTACGCGGCGGCGCGGGAGCGGAGGCCCTCACCCCCCGGCCCCCTCTCCCGATAA